The Triticum aestivum cultivar Chinese Spring chromosome 3A, IWGSC CS RefSeq v2.1, whole genome shotgun sequence genome includes a region encoding these proteins:
- the LOC123058892 gene encoding exopolygalacturonase: protein MAASHLLLLLLLLAPVADSAATRVFSVTDYGAAGDGSSYDTAAIQAAVNACGEAGGGRVLLPAPGDYLTATVHLRSRVVLEVAPGARLLGGTRQRDYPAERRRWYVVLAENTTGAGVTGGGEINGQGGAFVVRPSDQKNVMVSWNATGHCRGDECRPRLVGFVDSEDVTVHDITLNQPAYWCLHLVRCDHSVIRNVSIYGDFDTPNNDGIDIEGSNNTIITGCSIDTGDDAICPKSLTGPVHNLTVTNCRIRTKSSAIKFGSASSFNFERLLFDNITIVDSHRGLGMQIRDGGNVSNVVFSNIKMRTRYYHPSWWGRAEPIYITTCPRYPGSKEGTISDVFFINISSVSENGVFLAGSRHSLLRNLKFKNVDLTYRRWTNYTGGLYDYRPGCQELVKHKTGGMMLEQISGLEIDNVRMRWSRGELKGWDVNPLLFRPSTIDRLSFHDWQSLNVQ from the exons ATGGCAGCAtcacatctcctcctcctcctgctgctgctggccCCGGTCGCGGACTCCGCGGCCACCCGCGTCTTCTCCGTCACCGACTACGGCGCGGCCGGCGACGGGTCCAGTTACGACACGGCGGCCATCCAGGCCGCCGTCAACGCCTGCGGGGAGGCGGGGGGCGGCCGCGTGCTCCTCCCGGCGCCCGGGGACTACCTGACGGCGACCGTGCACCTCCGCTCGCGCGTGGTGCTCGAGGTGGCCCCCGGCGCGCGGCTGCTGGGCGGGACCAGGCAGCGCGACTACCCGGCCGAGCGGAGGCGGTGGTACGTCGTGCTGGCCGAGAACACCACCGGAGCGGGCGTCACCGGCGGCGGCGAGATCAACGGCCAGGGCGGCGCCTTCGTGGTCAGGCCCAGCGACCAGAAGAACGTCATGGTGAGCTGGAACGCCACGGGGCACTGCCGGGGCGACGAGTGCCGCCCCCGGCTCGTCGGCTTCGTCGACTCCGAGGACGTCACGGTCCACGACATCACCCTGAACCAGCCGGCCTACTGGTG CCTGCATCTTGTGAGGTGTGATCACTCGGTGATACGCAACGTCTCCATATACGGGGATTTCGACACCCCTAACAACGACGGGATCGACATAGAGGGCTCAAACAACACGATCATCACCGGCTGCAGCATAGACACCGGAGACGACGCGATCTGCCCCAAGTCTCTCACGGGCCCTGTTCACAACTTGACTGTGACAAACTGCCGGATCCGCACCAAATCTAGTGCTATCAAATTTGGAAGTGCGAGCTCCTTCAACTTCGAGAGGCTGCTCTTTGACAACATAACCATAGTCGATTCGCATCGAGGACTTGGAATGCAGATCCGTGATGGAG GGAACGTCAGTAATGTGGTGTTTTCAAACATCAAAATGCGCACCAGGTACTACCATCCTTCATGGTGGGGGAGAGCTGAACCGATCTACATCAccacctgtccaaggtaccctggTTCCAAAGAAGGCACCATTTCAGATGTTTTCTTCATCAACATCTCATCGGTATCGGAAAATGGTGTTTTCCTGGCCGGGTCGAGGCACAGCCTGCTTCGCAACTTGAAGTTCAAGAACGTTGATTTGACCTACAGGAGATGGACAAACTACACCGGGGGCCTGTATGACTACAGGCCCGGATGCCAGGAGCTGGTAAAGCACAAGACTGGTGGTATGATGCTGGAGCAAATCTCCGGCTTGGAGATCGATAATGTCAGGATGAGATGGTCGAGAGGAGAGCTCAAAGGGTGGGATGTTAATCCACTCCTCTTCCGGCCATCAACTATTGACAGGCTGTCATTCCATGATTGGCAGTCGCTGAATGTTCAATAG